CAGGTCTGATCTGTAGTGCAGTGTCATCCATGGTGGACGAGTAATATTGTAGTACTGCTCAATGTGCGAAAAGAAAAACGAATGTCATCTTGACTCCGTCCCTTCAGATTAACGTCGTAATAAACACGGCGTAGTCCGGGGGCCCTGCCTGCCAAGTATCGAAAGCTCCTAAAATCTGCGACTAAATCCATGGCCTCGTCTTCGCTTGCAGCGCAACAACTCATTGGATCTACCCCAGGAGCCACTCCAACACTTCAACAAATCAGAAGCGCTACTTCCACCACGTTGAATGCCTTCATTTCTGCCGGGCAACAGCGATCACTTCCAGAACACCACGGCGAATCTCAAATATCCCGTCTCGCGGTAGCTAagctatttaaatattcCTCGAAACCCGCCGCGATGCCGCCTGATCACACCTCTTTGAAATCCAAAGGTCCCTGCAGTTTCGCAACTACGCTCGCCCTCCACCAGTCATGAAGTGGTCCTCTTTGATCAAAGCTCTGTCCTTGACGGCGATACCAGCTGTTGCTGCTCCTTCAAGCGGTACCAATAACCCCGCAAGTGTGGTCAACAAGACTACCTGCGGAGGCACCACCTACGCTTACACTGGTTTGGAGGGTTATGGGTATATCGAGTCCAACGCCCGCGACAAATACGGTGATACCCTGGCTGGCATTGGTAGCTCTGCCACCCTTGAGAGGGGCTCATGGCGCAAGAATGGCAATGGCTCGTACTCGGGTATCTTCTATCTTCTTCCAGACCGTGGGTGGTATGTACATCGCTAGAGCTACGCCGAATCTGGACTTTGGATAACATGTATCAGGAACACAAATGGAACCCTAAACTACAACCCTCGTATTCACAAGTTCGAGCTTACACTGGCACTTGCACCCCACGCTTCTGCGAAGAACCCCTCTCAGCCGAACTTGGGATTTGAGTATCTCGACACCATTCTCCTCAGCGATCCAACCGGCCAGCCATTGACAGGCCTCGACGCAGATGTAAAGGGCTACGCCTCATTTGAGGAGCTTCCTCCCCTCCCTGTGGCAACGTACGCTGGAAACGGTTTTGGTGGCTCTGGTCCTGGTGGCAAGCGCGTCTCTGTCGACTCTGAGGGGCTGGTAATTGACAATGAGGGCTACTTCTGGGTCTCCGATGAATATGGTCCCTATGTATACCGATTCGACAAAAGCGGAAAGATGGTCCAGGCCATCCAGCCACCAGACGCATATCTCCCCCGCCGCAACGGCACAATATCCTTTAATGCTGCATCGCCACCTCTCTACGATCCCGAGCATGTGACGAACCCCGAGGACCCTAAGACGggccgcaacaacaaccaggGCTTCGAGGCTCTCACACTCTCCCCTGACGGGAAGACTCTTCACGTCATGATTCAATCTGCGCTGAACCAGGAAGGCGGaccaaaaaagaagaaccgCCAGCCTGCGCGTGTTCTCGAGTACGATATCTCCAACCCCACCAAACCTCTGTACAAGCACGAATACGCCGTCGTCCTCCCCAAGTTCGTTGACTATACCGACGAAGATCTAGATGAAAAGGTCGCTTCGCAGTCCGAAATCCTCGAGCTCCCAGGAACCAGcgacttcctcatcctctcccgCGACAGCTTCGGAGGAGGCTCAGGGGATAACCTCTCTGTCTACCGCCAAGCTGACATCTTCTCGATTTCCAACTCAACTACTGACCTAAAGGGCGCGAAATATGACTCTGCAGGCGGCTCCATCGCTGATTCCAAGGGGAACTTGAACAGCGATATCACCCCTGCCGAGTACTGCCCCTTCCTCGACTATAATGTCAACTCCGAACTGGCTAAGTTTGGTTTGCACAATGGTGGTGAACAAAACGAGCACTTGTTGAATGAGAAATGGGAGTCTCTAGTCCTTGTCCCTGTTGATCCTGAGATCAAACACAAGAGTAAGGGTGAGAAAACGGAGTACTTCCTCTTTACTTTCAGTGACAATGATTTCATTACTCAGGATGGGGCTATGAATTTCGGCCGTCTGCCCTACGCCGATGAATCCGGCCTCAACCTTAACAGTCAGGCTCTCGTGTTCAGAGTAGAGTTCTGAGAATTGAAATATTTCTTTAGTAAACTAAGTCATTTCCGGGTCGTTAACTTGTATATCAATTTTATTTCCTACAATCGAActgtatataataatacaagCCATCCAACAGCTCATAAATACAGATCCAAAAACGCCAGCAGGACTTCCAGACATATTCGTTCCAATAAATAGATCAAAGAcagataaataaatacaatGCCCTAAAACGTGTGACGACAGTCCAGGGTCCGGCCATAAAAACTTTCAATCATATGCGTGCATAACTAGAAGCCCACTAAGACTTAAGAATATTAACGGCACGTAGAATCTCATCTGACGACCAACAGGGTCCACCCGGGACAATCTCAGTCCAGACTTCCTCTGGAACCCCGGAATCCTGGCCCAGGAGGCTCCAGTTAGGGCTTGGCTCTGACTTGATCCATTTGAAGTCTTCGACTAGGTTCCAGCGATCTTCGGCATCGAGGCGATCGTGGTCCAGTGTTTGCTGTTGGGACGCAGCGGTTAGTTCCATTTCTAgtcgagaaagaaagcaaaataAGGGTATTTCATGAATTATGCGCCCAGAAACTTACATATGCCCGCGGGATACGGCCGAATCGGATATCAACACAATCTTCAATGATCGGATTGCTTGACGAACTCAGGTAAACGTCCACGTTTTTGCAATCGTGCATGCGGAACTGCCGGCAGTTGACCACGATGATGCTATTCCGGACGCCGGTGAGATGGGCAGGTCCATCAATCTGGCcacagaggaggagggtgtcgCTTACTTTTTTTACCATTAGGCTGGCATAGGGCTGCCCGTTGGCGGTTGGGATGGACATGTCGACGACGCAACGGTCCATTGACGTGACAGATGCCGGAACCGACGCAGTCGAGCCTGAGGATGGGAGCATGATGTGTATTCCTTTGTGGTTATTTACCGAAACTGACGAGACAGAGCTCGCCGCGAAGCCCGTACTTCGTTGTTCCTTCTTTAGACCCTCGGATACGTTATCGACGGTTACCTTTGGTGGGATTGAGGTTGGGACATTCGGTCTTAATAAGTGAAACTCTTTATCGGGCTCGTTCAATGGTGTATTTGGGTAGTTTGGTGTTCCTGCAGCTGACGACCCAACGGAAGAAACACCGGGAGATGGGTATCCTGGGACTCCAAGCTGGCCCTGAGCCATCGCCTCTGCTGCATCAGGTAGCGAGATGGCAGGGGCTGGGGagttctttttattcttgaAGCTGAATTTTGGCCTTGGCTCAACCGTAGCTCGGGTCTCTGCTAGTTTGTCTTGCAGAGCTTTTATAGCCTGTTGAAACCATCAGATACTATGCCAAACagaatagatatatatcatgCACGGAACGTACTTCTGCATATATTCGCTGGTCATAAGTCGGAATATAACTAGCCGCATCCTTGACTTCGTTGGACAAGCGCGCAATCCCCGCGAGGCAGTGATCGGTTGCATCCGTTCGTTCTCCCCCAACCAAGGACGTATCCGCAAGTCTGTCCATCTGTTCCTGCAAGGCTACAGCACAACAAAACAGGCGTCAGATCGGCTCAGGCAGTGAGCACATAGCAGAATGTCGACTAGACCATACCAGTGATTTCATGTTGGAAGTAGCGAAAGAAGCGTTCCTTCAATGGGATATCCGAGTTCTGGACGGTTTGGTTTTCGGACATGGAGGGCCGGCGGGCCTGCTCGAACCCGGCTTGTGACATATTGGAGATAAGTCAACGAGGTCAATAACAGTTGTTGCTAGGAGTACGGAAAAAATGTCCTTTGGACGGAGCGCCTGTCGAGGTTTGACTTCGGATGGTAGTAGTATGATAGGTATTGATGACGTCGACATAAAATGCGGATTCCCCCGCTGAAGCTCAACTACTCGACACAGCACGATATTATATTGTCCACACGGAGAGATTCAAGGTTAAGGAGAATCTAGATGCATGGATTATGTTGTGTTAGCCAAAAGTGAAAAATgtcaaagaaaaaaaggtcaACCTTTGAATACAAAAGATGGCGGGGaagatcatcaacaacacatAGTAGAACCGCCAGGAGTGTAGTACAAGAAGAGATAACGGGCAAACAAAACACACCAATTCCTCTAAGCCCTGAATAATACTTACCTCCAGTAATGTTTCCGCATCTCTAGTAGAAAATACTTCTACAGTGGCATGCTGCGTGGAACAATATGGATGACGTCGGTTGATCATCAGATCTCGGCCCCGGTGTATCTATTGGCCGTGACAATATATAGTCTAGCCAGTTTAGGAAGGATGTCACTTtttccaatccaatccaccAGGTGGTGGACTGGAGAGGGAGCTGCAACATTCTGTATTATTACTTGCTGAGGCAGAGCTCTATTTTATGGACGAACTATATACATGTGATGGACAGAAATCCGGTTCATGCTAAAAACGGGCTTCTAGATGGCCGGTAATTCCGGGAGATTCGGCCTAGGGATGGACTGAAGCCCTTCTATTTCCGAATCAACCTGCCGTGACAGTGATGATGGCTGGTGACGCGGCCTGTGGAAGTCAGTAATAAGTGGACGTTCGGCTATCAGTCGGTCGAATTCTGGCCGTAGGTCATAATCGCTGACGGCCTCGCCGCCGGTGTGCAAACTGATCGTTCTGAGCATCAGCTTACCCTCCTTCGCCCAGAATGCAAACACCTCGTTTTCACCAGGGAATGAAAATGCCAACTGGTCTGGCCGAAAGGCTGAAGGGTTTATTTTAGATATGGCCTTCTTCATTTTCGTTGGGATGAGGGACCCGCTAGCGGTTGCGTCGCACAGATACATCTGCTTCATACCGTTTGCCATAACAAAGCGTGAGCCTGAAGGCGATTGGGCAGCGTGTACAATCCTGGGGCTAACCGGGTCACTGGTAAATTTGTCACCGGAAAGAGAATATGATATTGGATATTCTCTCCCGATGAACGCTGTGAGAACAATAGTTTCGTTAAAACTGTCATAGAAAACGCAGGTAAGATCTCCATCATCGCTTGTCCACTAGAGGCTGTTAGCGGTCTGCTACTCCGGCGTTAGGATTTGGTGTATCACGTACAGGTGGGAGCTTAAAATATTTCGAGCCACCTGGCTCCAGCTTCCATTCTTGTTCAATACAATTCCATATATCAACATAAGCGTATTGGTTCCCGAGGTGTGTCGCGACAATGAAGCGTCGGCCATCGATGGAGAACTGCAGCCTTGTGGCAATAACTTCTTCTGTGCTCCTTTTATCTTGACCGGTTGTCTCCACCTTATGATTGCCATTGAGATGTGGTTCTCTGGTAGTATTGTCAATGGCATAATAGTCTGTTTTACCACCCAGTAGAACCTGACGGATGCCAAAAGCGCCAATCTCATATACTCGAACATGGTCTTTGAGGGTAAAGGCCACATATCGATCATCACGAGACATAACCATGCAGCTAACGGGCGAATATGGGTGGGGCGTCTCAATAGTCAGGTATGCTTCAGGAATAGCGCTTTTGTTTCGGAATATCAGGAGCTCGTAATGCTAGTTACAAGTCAGTAAGGTACGGATCGGAGGTCACGAGTGAACATATACTACCTCTGCTGCAGAAGCAATAATAGCACATAATTGATGCCCCGCTGCGGCATGTTGCACTCCGGTTACATCGTACCGGTGGCATCTAGCCTTTATGCCATCCATGGTGTTGATTTCAAAACGCATCACATAGCTGCTGGCTGGCTCCCAGAGTAGGAGAGACTGTCCTGATGTCGAAAAGCAAAATTTGGTCTGCCGAGGAAGGTGGTGCCCTTTCGATGAGTTTCTCCTAAATAGTGAGGTACTCCCCGTTAGAGAAAGCGTCACACTCTTGAGATCTTTTGATAAAGATCTGATCAACTGCTTCTCTTGCGGTTGGCCTGTTCTAGGACGCGTCATGAATATGTTTGTGGTATCAGGCATGGTAGGCGAGTGGCCTTTGCCTGATAGTTTAAAAAAGGATAGGCTCTGTGAAATTGGTGACACGGGGCTTCTCAGAGCCTCAAGGGAATCCATACGCGACAACCGATCCGTAGAATTGGTTCTTGAGCTCGAACGGGATGCCGTATGCCTGGATACTGAGTTTGGGAATGAATAGCGTCCACCACTTTCAGAGTTGGCAAAATTTAGAGCATCCGACACCTGCTCAAGCGGTTCGATCATTCGGGCGTGCTGTATCTTGACCCTTCCGGGGCATAATGGACACAGTGTATCTATTGTGAGAAATTGGGACTTTTCCTGTAATTGCTTTTAAACAGTTAGCCAAGAGCGCAATAGTTATTGGGAAAACAGGTTGAAAGGCGTAAATTTCCTACTTCATACGCTTTTCTGTCAGAGCTTCTCAGTTGTTCCTCTAACAAGGGCTTGGGAACTGGATGGACTGCAGGACAGTTAACGACGTACACGGCACTGGCATTTCCCTTTCTAGTCTTGGCCGGGAAAGGTGATAGCTGCAGCCAATTCGCCAAATGTTGTTGATAGTCATgagagaaggctgctgatTCTTCGTTGCAGTCCCACATTTGAACCCTGCGGTTGATAAGCCATCTGACCATCATTCCGAGGGCCGAATCCGTGGACTCTCGTAACGGCGCACTTTGATTCCATGAATCTCTAATCCTTCTGGTCTGTAAAGGGGCCTGTTCACCGGCAGTTTGGCTCATTATAACAGTCGCTAGAACTTGCAGAGATGGTGTGTTAAATTCATCGTCAAAGGCCGCCAAAATAGTCCTCGCTAGTTTTTTCCGGTTATCCTGAGTCTGATGGAAGGCCTCGTCGACTTCAAATGCAGCATCACTGGTGTATCCCTGTTCTTGAGAAATTCGGCGGCGGTCCATGTAATACTGAATAAGGGCGGATTCAGCTGCCCACAGAAGATCGAAGAGGAGACAGAAAGATGTCAGTTGATCGTCTTTCTTTCCCATGAGTGCAGTCAAGAGGTCTGTCACGAGAGTGTCCGGTGTGCCGGGGAAGGGATACTATGAATATATCAGTCACTGTGAGGGATTGGTAAGAAATGGAGTCGGAAGATATACAATTCTAGAAGAGAAAACAGGAATGTAGGCCTTGCTCGAGGTGAGGAGTGATTGCTGCGCGTGAAACAGATCTTGAGATCCAATACTGGCAATCGCCTTTGGGAGCAAATCGTTAATCAGGAAGCTTTCTGACGGTGACAGGTCAGGATGTTCCCATGCCGACCGCATCGCCCTTTCAAGCCTAAATTTCGTCTCTGAAGTCATAGCATCGCCACGCAGAATGAGAAGCCGTATCCCCACGAGGAAAGTGTGCCCCATGAGATGTCGGTACCGCAAAAGCTCGGAAGCAGTTGGTTTTGAGCAAGGGAAAAGGTCCGTTTTGACCTTGGCCAGGTACATCAGCGTCGAGAAGATGATATCCGATGAAATTAAACGATTCGCGTAGTAGGGATGGCAGTCTTGCGGGGTGGCCAGGCCCTGGAGCTGTGTCCGTTGCCTATTGAAGAGGGTCTGTATCCATAGCACGGACTCTGTTAGGGATTCTATCGTCGAGACACGGTCATGTTGTCCCGAGCTCAAAGCAAGACTTGCTGCGTGCTCTCCGATAATTTCGTGGAGGATATTCTCGAGATCCCGGCGGTCCAGCTGTTCCCACACCGCAGCCACGAGCGGATGTGACATGGAGGTGACGGACGTGACAGCTGGGGGCTGCGACCAAAAGAACAATGCGAGTGCATACAATGCCCCTTTACGTCGGAGACAGCAGGGCACGACCCATGAAACAGAAACAGTAAACAGGACAGTCAGCGATGGGATAAATCATACGGCAATAAGATCGGTTCGATGAAGCTTTTCGGAGGAGAGTGGAGGGAAAAAAGATGCTCTGGGCCGGGCGGATTGCGAGGGGGAAACAGTCGGCCTCAGCGCCCGATTATTTGGCAGGCGGCGCTGCAAAGCATTGGATAGTGCTTTCAGCTGATGCAGGCCTGCGTGTCTTGTCTTACCCGAGTCTGCTGCGTCTGGCCTGCGATTGGCACGAAGATCAGCCCGACGGATAACCGCCAGGAAAACAAAAGCGCCATGATCGCCAGCCTAATCCCTCATAAGCTCAGAGGTCCAGGCTGGGAGGCTGCAAGCCGGCAGTCGACGGTGGAGCCGACTGCGAAGGAAGGGATTTCAAGGGATGGCGAGGCGAGGCAAATTCACTGTCTTTCTTTGTTATAATTCCACCGAGTCTGTCGCCAAGATCGGGCATGATACAGGTCGAATGGCCCGGCTTAGCATTGTTTGTCGCAGGCATCACAAAGCGACTAATACCTATGGATAGGGCTAGTCTGGTTAGTTCCTGGCTAAGGTGCGGGGAGTTGATCCACGGTGAACACTATGTGGGGATCCGAAACAATTAGATGGATGGGCCTCGTATATAGATCGGATCTGGtggttcctcttcctcttcaacagtCTCGAGGGCAGTAACTTATTCCGTGACAACACAAAGTCTCTGCCAAACTCCATTGATTCGTAAGCATTGTATTGTCTTGATATTGTCAGGTTCATTTCAATCATACGGCCAATCACTGCTTCCTTTAGGGTAAGTAACTTATCCCGACTCTcgtctcgtcatcatcaccacttAGTAGTACAGGTTTGTTCTAGGGCGATCCTGTTTCAGAAAACTGGCAACGTTTTACTTGCTAGATCGGTGCCTAGGTACATCTGACCATGTAATGACCATATAGATTCTTCGCAAACCGCTCGAAGGATACCTATCTTGTTGTCTTCACCGGGACTATTATACCGAGCAAACGGTTAACTCGGCAATGAGTCGTTTGTATTGGTCGTAGGTCGTCCAAATCTCCCGAACTCCTAAATGCTTGCACAACAACGTTGTTGGTATTTTGAGCCCTCGTGAAGATAACGGATTTAAGTCAGTTCTAATACGTAGCATTAATACAACTCGGTCCCCAGAAGAAGCTTAGGAAGGAAATGTTCAAGCTCTGGTGTGTCGCAACCTGTTGAGAGCCCGGCAAATATGGTTAGCGCCACACTTTGTTCAGAATAAAATTGGAGCAGCCTCGGAGAGGCCCCGCGTTTGATTggttctccttctccacTCCCTTACTCCATCGAGGCATCAATACATTTTCCCTCAATAAAAAACAACAAAGAGACGTGAAGAATGCAGGTTCAGTCCAATGATGCTGGAAACACCCCCAGGGGATTCTCATCAATTCCATGGTTTGGGCTTGATCATCACGATGTTTGCTGGCGTGGATATTCGTACCATTGGCCATGGATTACTTCAAGTGCCGAGTTCCATTATCATTTGAGCCGATGCTCATGGATTACAAGAAGGACAGCCATGCCATAAACCTGTTGCATTCCTTCTCAAGCTGGCTGTTATGTGAGCAAATAAATTCTGGCTCACCTTGACGCGAATCCTACACTCAGTCCTGACTGAACGACGGTTAGGGATGAGCTTTGGAAGTCCTCCCTCGATTATTGATCTTGTGGTTCCTTGAAGTACACCTCTAAGCTCCAGACCAGTCTAATTTGATCTCTATCCCTCTGGTGAGCAAGCATTATATCTTTCTGTTTTTATACATAACCGCCCAGACAGCTCAGGAACGTGCTAGAGGTGAAGTGCCCCTTGGACCGGGTGGTTCAATTGCAATACAAAAAACGCGGCTCTCCTTTGCTGCGCTACCTTGGTATCGAGATTTTACCTATTTATTGCTCTCTTTGCCGCTTCAGAGTTCCTCATGGTTTCCTTCTCCGTTCTCACCAGGGTAATTCCCCTCGTTGCCTCATGTTTCATTTCCGCCGTGGCTGGCGATGCTAGCTATGTCGCCGTCGAGAAACTCCAAAACGTACCAGTTGGCTGGCTAAAGGGGCCCGCAGCACCCCCGTCaaagatgatgaagtttCACATAGCAGTTCGTCCGGAGAAGGCTGCCGAATTCGAACAGACGGTACTTGATATGTCGACGCCCGGCCACCCCAATTATGGTCAGCATATGAAACGTGATGAGGTCAGGGATTTCGTTCGCCCTTCAGATTACACAATGGAGCAGGTTCTATCTTGGCTAGATTCGGAAAATATACTCAAGGAGTCCATGAAGATCCGTGGGAACTGGGTCGAAGTTACGATGCCCGTATCCCAAGCGGAgtcgttgatgaagaccagGTTCTATAGGTATACCCACCGAGAAACTCGTAGAAATACGATCAGGACACTCGATTACTCGGTACCACGAGAAATGCGCCCATATATTCAGACAATCCAGCCGACAACTCATTTTGAACAGCCTAATGCACAGGTGATACACCCAACCTTCAGGCCAATTTCTATGACTCCTTCATCGTCACATCGTGAGCCGCCAGTGAACTGCTCGAGCCAAGTGACTCCTGGTTGTCTCCGCGAGTTATATGGCCTCTATGACACGGAATCCAAGCCTGATCCTCGCAACCGGCTCGGTATATCCGGCTACTTGGATCAGTATGCACGCTACAGCGATTTCCACAAGTTCATGGGCATGTTCGCGCAGAACAGGACAGACGCCAACTTCACCGTCGAGACCATCAACGGAGGTCTTAACCTTCAGAACTCATCTATTGGTAGTACCGAGGCCAGCTTGGATGTTCAATACGCGGTAGCGCTTGCATACAACCCGTTAACAACCTACTATACCACGGGAGGTCGCGGCCCATTCATCCCGGAGGCTGGCGAGTCAGGAGAAAGCGAGTCTACCAATGAGCCATACCTCGAACAACTCCACTATCTACTCGATCTCTCGGACGACGAGCTTCCTGCAGTTCTGTCGACCTCATATGGTGAGACGGAGCAGAGCGTTCCCGAGTCCTACTCCGAAGCGTCCTGCCATCTATTCGCCCAGCTTGGTGCGCGTGGTGTCTCCGTTCTCTTCAGTAGTGGTGATGACGGCGTTGGTGGCTCATGCTTGACAAACGATGGTACCAACAGGACAAGATTCCAACCCATATTTCCCGCCTCATGCCCTTTCGTCACCTCAGTCGGTGGGACATATAAGACCGACCCTGAGATAGCCGTTGACTTCTCCGGAGGGGGTTTCTCAGACCGATTCAAGCGCCCGGCTTATCAAGACGCAAGTGTTGGTAGTTATTTGGAAAAACTTGGCAAGAAATGGGAGGGACTGTATAACcctgaaggaagaggaatccCTGACGTTGCTGCACAAGCGGTCAACTATATTATTGTCGACCATGACAAGACGTATGAAATTGGAGGCACCAGGTATGTCGCACCTCATCAGCCTGTCGACTGTTTGCTAATTGGAAATCTTAGCGCGTCTGCACCCACGTTTGCAGCAATCGTGTCGCGACTCAACGCAGAAAGATTGAAGGACGGCAACCCAAGACTCGGCTTTCTTAACCCCTGGCTCTACTCTCTGAACCAAACTGGCTTTACTGATATCGTTGATGGACGCTCGGCTGGTTGTGTGAACTCGAACATCGGAAGTGCAGATGGTTATGCTACTTGGAACGCAACAACTGGGTGGGATCCTGCCACGGGATTGGGCACTCCTTTTTACAATACCCTGGTGAAAGTAGCAAGAGAGCTGTGATTTAGTAAATGGTGATTGTAGATAATTTAGCTGCAATAAACATATTTGGTGGTCTGCGTTCGTCATCCTGTCTTCTAACGATATAGTAAACTAGACCGAAATAGCTACCTCTAGTCGCCTTGCAATATAACGTTATAACCACATACCCCAGCTGTTttgagaaaaaaagaaagagaaaaattCGATTAAACACTTTCTGCTGGCAACCACTTCACCCCACAAGAGGACGTCCGGATAGCAGCCTCTTGTTGTACAGGGTTGCACTCCGTAGTCTGTTTCAATATTGATATCCAGCGGGATACACCCTGTTTGACCGCGAATGCAGGGCGAGAACTGTTTACGAGTTTAGGGGTCTGGCGCCGGAAATATCGCCCGTCCCGTTCTGAAGATCAAGTTATACAAGACTCCACCAGGGCACCGCAGAAGTGCAGATAGTGGAGTGCCGGGATTTTTCACTATTTTGACTCCGGGCAAGCTTCGTGCTTTCCAACCAATCAAGGCAGGAAGGAACGTGGAACCTTCACATATTGTGTCATGGACTCATGGATTGTTGTGTGGTCTGCAAAGCCCATTTCTCATCCAGGATCCATCCATTATGCCCTTCCTTACTGCAGGTCGGTGACAAGCTGTGTCAGGGCTCAGTTTTTGAGTTTGTCACTGTTGGCTTCTCTGGGTCTGCAATATTCTTCGATCTGCCACGTCTTTGGGATCTGTGGGTCGATTGACCGTGGGTTGACATCGAAGCGCCCGACATCATATCTATCAAActttctggttctggtgaATGTCCTAAATCCACAAAGTCGTCATTTGTAGGTGCACCTATGATCCCATGGCGCATGCTCCACTGCTTCCCGTACCACCACTCCCTGAAGTCCTGGTGCCTTAACAGTGAAAGTTGAAACAGCCTACCGTCGTGTGGGACAGTGAAGTTATTAGAACCTTGGACTCTCCATGTGTTGAATTTAATCTGTCTTCTGGAACCCGTCACTCCTGTCAAGCCTGTTACTTCACACATCATCACTCATAAGCTCGACAAACTCTTTCCTTTACCCCTAAAAAATCACTATCTTTCGATGATTCTTGTGACCATTGCCACCTGAATTATTTGACTCCTTCGCCCTCAGCAATGTCCCCCGCGAGGGCATCGTTCCCTCGGCCACTCCGATTACTATCTCAAGCGTTGCTTATTGGTGGGTTAGTTTTTATTGCATGCCAATCAGTCCTTCATATTCACACTCGGTTAAACGAGCCGCCGCCGAAAACACTTCGCCCTGGTCCGTTGTACAAGTTGGACCAAGCTCAACAAGGAAATGGAGTCGAACAAAACGGAGACCTTTCTGCACCGGTTTGCCGGACATTCCCCGCTGCTGCCTTCGCAGAAGATGAGATCCAAGTGGTTTTGAAAATCGGGGCAGCCGAGACCGACAGGGTGATGACCTCGCACGTCAACGGTTCAACGTCATGTATACCGAACCTTTTAGTGGTATCCGATATAAGCCAGACGCTTGGCCCATTCTATGCCCACGACGTGCTGGCGGATGTCATCCACATTCTATCGGAGGGGGACCGACAGATTTACCAGCATCAGCGAGAATCTTATTACTATTGGAACACGGGACTGCAGCCTAATCAGGCGGCGCGGAACCTGGACCGATATAAGTTCCTCGCCATGGTTGAATATGCCTATGCCCAGAACCCGAATGCGAAGTGGTATGTGTTTACGGAGACGGACACAACGGTGCTTTGGGAAAACATGGTACAACTTCTGGAACGCTTCGACTGGGCTGATCCTGTATATATTGGATCACCCAGCCCGGGCAGACGGTGGGAATCACATTTTGGGTCACGGCCTACATTTTTTGTCTACGGTGGATCTGGAATAGTACTCTCTGTCACTGCGATAGAGAAGCTACTGCAGGGAAGT
The nucleotide sequence above comes from Aspergillus puulaauensis MK2 DNA, chromosome 3, nearly complete sequence. Encoded proteins:
- a CDS encoding uncharacterized protein (COG:S;~EggNog:ENOG410Q2NB); amino-acid sequence: MSHPLVAAVWEQLDRRDLENILHEIIGEHAASLALSSGQHDRVSTIESLTESVLWIQTLFNRQRTQLQGLATPQDCHPYYANRLISSDIIFSTLMYLAKVKTDLFPCSKPTASELLRYRHLMGHTFLVGIRLLILRGDAMTSETKFRLERAMRSAWEHPDLSPSESFLINDLLPKAIASIGSQDLFHAQQSLLTSSKAYIPVFSSRIYPFPGTPDTLVTDLLTALMGKKDDQLTSFCLLFDLLWAAESALIQYYMDRRRISQEQGYTSDAAFEVDEAFHQTQDNRKKLARTILAAFDDEFNTPSLQVLATVIMSQTAGEQAPLQTRRIRDSWNQSAPLRESTDSALGMMVRWLINRRVQMWDCNEESAAFSHDYQQHLANWLQLSPFPAKTRKGNASAVYVVNCPAVHPVPKPLLEEQLRSSDRKAYEEKSQFLTIDTLCPLCPGRVKIQHARMIEPLEQVSDALNFANSESGGRYSFPNSVSRHTASRSSSRTNSTDRLSRMDSLEALRSPVSPISQSLSFFKLSGKGHSPTMPDTTNIFMTRPRTGQPQEKQLIRSLSKDLKSVTLSLTGSTSLFRRNSSKGHHLPRQTKFCFSTSGQSLLLWEPASSYVMRFEINTMDGIKARCHRYDVTGVQHAAAGHQLCAIIASAAEHYELLIFRNKSAIPEAYLTIETPHPYSPVSCMVMSRDDRYVAFTLKDHVRVYEIGAFGIRQVLLGGKTDYYAIDNTTREPHLNGNHKVETTGQDKRSTEEVIATRLQFSIDGRRFIVATHLGNQYAYVDIWNCIEQEWKLEPGGSKYFKLPPWTSDDGDLTCVFYDSFNETIVLTAFIGREYPISYSLSGDKFTSDPVSPRIVHAAQSPSGSRFVMANGMKQMYLCDATASGSLIPTKMKKAISKINPSAFRPDQLAFSFPGENEVFAFWAKEGKLMLRTISLHTGGEAVSDYDLRPEFDRLIAERPLITDFHRPRHQPSSLSRQVDSEIEGLQSIPRPNLPELPAI
- a CDS encoding putative tubulin-specific chaperone c (COG:O;~EggNog:ENOG410PK6J;~InterPro:IPR038397,IPR031925,IPR027684;~PFAM:PF16752;~go_function: GO:0015631 - tubulin binding [Evidence IEA];~go_process: GO:0007023 - post-chaperonin tubulin folding pathway [Evidence IEA]): MSQAGFEQARRPSMSENQTVQNSDIPLKERFFRYFQHEITALQEQMDRLADTSLVGGERTDATDHCLAGIARLSNEVKDAASYIPTYDQRIYAEAIKALQDKLAETRATVEPRPKFSFKNKKNSPAPAISLPDAAEAMAQGQLGVPGYPSPGVSSVGSSAAGTPNYPNTPLNEPDKEFHLLRPNVPTSIPPKVTVDNVSEGLKKEQRSTGFAASSVSSVSVNNHKGIHIMLPSSGSTASVPASVTSMDRCVVDMSIPTANGQPYASLMVKKHHRGQLPAVPHARLQKRGRLPEFVKQSDH
- a CDS encoding esterase-like/phytase family protein (COG:S;~EggNog:ENOG410PMQZ;~InterPro:IPR027372;~PFAM:PF13449;~SECRETED:SignalP(1-19)), with the translated sequence MKWSSLIKALSLTAIPAVAAPSSGTNNPASVVNKTTCGGTTYAYTGLEGYGYIESNARDKYGDTLAGIGSSATLERGSWRKNGNGSYSGIFYLLPDRGWNTNGTLNYNPRIHKFELTLALAPHASAKNPSQPNLGFEYLDTILLSDPTGQPLTGLDADVKGYASFEELPPLPVATYAGNGFGGSGPGGKRVSVDSEGLVIDNEGYFWVSDEYGPYVYRFDKSGKMVQAIQPPDAYLPRRNGTISFNAASPPLYDPEHVTNPEDPKTGRNNNQGFEALTLSPDGKTLHVMIQSALNQEGGPKKKNRQPARVLEYDISNPTKPLYKHEYAVVLPKFVDYTDEDLDEKVASQSEILELPGTSDFLILSRDSFGGGSGDNLSVYRQADIFSISNSTTDLKGAKYDSAGGSIADSKGNLNSDITPAEYCPFLDYNVNSELAKFGLHNGGEQNEHLLNEKWESLVLVPVDPEIKHKSKGEKTEYFLFTFSDNDFITQDGAMNFGRLPYADESGLNLNSQALVFRVEF